From bacterium:
TGCAACACGGGGCGGTGCTTCCCGCGGTCTCCGGGAGCACGAGAGGCCACCTGCGCTCTGCCGTGGCGACGGACGATGGCCGGTGTGGGAGCGCTAGGCGCGGGCGTCGCCCGCCGGCGGCGTGGGCCCCGACGGCTGCGCCCCGACGTTGGGGAGGACCGTCTCCGTCCACGGGAGCGGCGCGATCCGGTAGATCGCCCCGAGCCCGCCGATGAATCCTGCGAGCATGTCCGCCCCGGATGTTTCCCCGATCTCGGTCACGCCCCGGGCCGCCGCGCCCGCGCCCGCCGCATCCCCGGCCGCGATCGCGCCGATGAGGGGGTGCCAGCGATCGCTCACCTCGCCCGCATATGCTGCCCGGAGATACGCCGCGCTGATCTCATGCGTGCGCGGCGCGGCCGTCTCCACGAGCAGTCCGGCAATCTCGGCCAGCACCGGATCGGGGCGCTGCTCGTGGGCGAGCGCGAGCGCGATGAGGACGCCTGCGAGGAAGTCGTCCCCGGACGGCGTGAGGCCCGGGCCGAGCCCCGCGAGCGACGACGTGACGACCTTCAAACTTCGACGATTCCGCTGGCCGAGCGCGTCGACGAGCCCCGCGATCAGCGCGTGGCTGCGCGGGAAGTGCGTGACCTCTTGCATCGGCGCGGGGAGATCCTCATCTTGCAGGTGGGGGAGCAGGCGCGCCAGGCTCTCGGTCGGAGACGCGCCGACGGCCGCCTGGTAGGCCGCGACCAGGCAGCGAGACAGCGCCAGCTCGTCCGCGGCGAGACCGGGATACGCTTTGGGATCCCACAGCGTCGCAGCGCCGAGCCCGATCCGCACCGCGTCCCCGATGGTGACATAGTCGCCCGTGCCGGCGGCCGGTGTCCCCACCGACAGTTCGTGGAACGCCGAGGCAGGGACAGCGGGGATCACCAAGTTGAGAGGGCCGTTGCCGAGGGGCTGCTGGACCACCGCGGAGATGCTGCCGTCTTCATCCACGAGATAGCAGCTGCGCGAATGCACGGCGAGCACCTCGCCGCTCCACCCCGGCTCGCGCAGTGCCCGCGCCACCCGCCAGCTCATCGAGAGCGCTTGAGTCTCGTGCGTCATACGTGCCCCCATTATGGCACGCGGGCGCCCGTCGTGCACGGCTGGCCTGCGGTCCGTGTCCACGGGTCAGGACCGCCGTCGTTTCGCCGGGCGCGACTGGTCCCGGGCGCCTTTCCGGCGAGTTCCGCTGGCCGCGCGTGTCTTCTTCGAGACGGGCGGGTTCGGCGCGTCGGACGCCGAGGCGCACTCGGGCTGCGTCGCCGGAGCGGGCACCGCGACCGACCTGGCAAACGCCGGCCACGCGTCGGGGTGCGCACCGGAGGCCAGCGTATCCGCCGCGGCGGCCACCGCCTTGACGATGTTCTGGTACCCGGTGCAGCGGCACAGGTTGCCGGCGAGCGCCTCGCGGATCTCCCGCTCGCTCGGCCGCGGGGTGTCCCGGAGAAACGCCAGGGTGGTCATCAAGAATCCCGGCGTGCAGAAGCCGCATTGCAGCGCGTGCTGCTCCCAATAGGCCTGCTGGATCGGATGAAGCCGGTTGCCGTCGGCGAGCCCTTCGACCGTCATCAGCTCCGCGCCCTCGGCCTGCACGGCGAACATGAGACACGATCGAACCGCTTCGCCGTCCATGAGAATCGTGCACGCCCCGCACACGCCGTGCTCACATCCGAGGTGGGTACCGGTGAGGCCGCACTCTTCGCGGATGAAGTCGGCCAGCGTTTTGCGCGGTTCCGCGCGGCCCGTGTGCGTCCGGCCGTTGATGCGCAGCGCGATCTCGCGCACCGCCATCACGCCGCCTTCGCCGTTCGCGCGCAGGCCTCGGCCAGTGCCCGCCGCGTCAGGACGCCCGCGACGTGGCGACGATACTCCGCGGACGCGTGGATGTCGCCCTCCGGATCGATCTCCTCGCGGACGGCGTCAGCGGCCTCGGTCCACAGGGCGTCGGCAGGCGCCCGGCCCGCCAACGCCCGCTCGGTTCGCACCGCGCGCATCGGCGTCGGCCCCACACCGGTGAGCCCG
This genomic window contains:
- a CDS encoding (2Fe-2S)-binding protein, yielding MAVREIALRINGRTHTGRAEPRKTLADFIREECGLTGTHLGCEHGVCGACTILMDGEAVRSCLMFAVQAEGAELMTVEGLADGNRLHPIQQAYWEQHALQCGFCTPGFLMTTLAFLRDTPRPSEREIREALAGNLCRCTGYQNIVKAVAAAADTLASGAHPDAWPAFARSVAVPAPATQPECASASDAPNPPVSKKTRAASGTRRKGARDQSRPAKRRRS
- a CDS encoding DUF2877 domain-containing protein is translated as MTHETQALSMSWRVARALREPGWSGEVLAVHSRSCYLVDEDGSISAVVQQPLGNGPLNLVIPAVPASAFHELSVGTPAAGTGDYVTIGDAVRIGLGAATLWDPKAYPGLAADELALSRCLVAAYQAAVGASPTESLARLLPHLQDEDLPAPMQEVTHFPRSHALIAGLVDALGQRNRRSLKVVTSSLAGLGPGLTPSGDDFLAGVLIALALAHEQRPDPVLAEIAGLLVETAAPRTHEISAAYLRAAYAGEVSDRWHPLIGAIAAGDAAGAGAAARGVTEIGETSGADMLAGFIGGLGAIYRIAPLPWTETVLPNVGAQPSGPTPPAGDARA